One Equus caballus isolate H_3958 breed thoroughbred chromosome 14, TB-T2T, whole genome shotgun sequence DNA segment encodes these proteins:
- the LOC111772216 gene encoding LOW QUALITY PROTEIN: olfactory receptor 13G1 (The sequence of the model RefSeq protein was modified relative to this genomic sequence to represent the inferred CDS: substituted 2 bases at 2 genomic stop codons): MNNSIVTEFMILGLSQNPELQGVLFIVFLLIYLVAFLGNLIIVIAIIYNITLHTPMYVLLLSLAIVDIIXTTSIIPKMLGTMLTSGRTISYRGCMSQLFFFMWSLGAGMVLFTTMAYDRCVAICFPLHYSTVMNHHMCMALLSIVMAIAVTNSWLHSGLILKLTFCGPNTIDHFFCEIPPLLSLSSSPVKINEVMVCIADITLAVGDFTLTCISYAFIITTILRISTAAGKRKAFSTCSSHLIVVSLYYYPVIYTYALPASSYTFERDKVVAALYTLVTPTLNPVVYSSRNKEMXTGIKKVFSFLKH; the protein is encoded by the coding sequence ATGAATAACAGTATTGTAACTGAGTTTATGATTCTGGGGCTCAGCCAAAATCCTGAACTCCAGGGAGTTctcttcattgtctttctcctTATCTATCTTGTGGCTTTTCTTGGCAATTTGATCATTGTCATTGCCATAATCTATAACATCACCCTACATACCCCCATGTATGTTCTCCTTCTGTCACTGGCTATCGTAGACATCATCTGAACAACAAGCATAATACCCAAGATGCTTGGGACCATGCTAACATCAGGAAGGACCATTTCATACAGAGGCTGCATGTCCCAGCTCTTCTTCTTTATGTGGTCCCTGGGAGCTGGGATGGTTCTTTTCACgaccatggcctatgaccgctgtGTGGCTATCTGTTTCCCTCTTCACTACAGCACTGTCATGAACCACCATATGTGCATGGCCTTACTCAGCATTGTCATGGCTATTGCAGTAACCAATTCCTGGCTACACTCAGGTCTCATCCTGAAGCTGACCTTCTGTGGACCAAATACCAttgaccacttcttctgtgagatACCCCCACTACTGTCTTTGTCCAGCAGCCCTGTGAAAATCAATGAGGTGATGGTCTGTATTGCAGACATTACCCTGGCAGTGGGTGACTTCACCCTCACCTGCATCTCCTATGCTTTTATCATCACTACCATTCTCCGCATCAGCACAGCAGCAGGCAAGAGAAAGGCCTTTTCGACATGCTCATCCCACCTCATAGTGGTGTCCCTTTACTATTACCCTGTAATCTACACCTATGCCCTCCCTGCTTCCAGCTACACATTTGAAAGAGACAAGGTGGTAGCTGCACTCTATACTCTTGTGACCCCCACATTGAACCCCGTTGTGTACAGTTCCCGGAACAAGGAGATGTAGACAGGGATTAAGaaagtcttttcatttctgaaacattAA